The following are from one region of the Nicotiana tabacum cultivar K326 chromosome 3, ASM71507v2, whole genome shotgun sequence genome:
- the LOC107789779 gene encoding uncharacterized protein At1g65710, with protein MGSCLSKKSSITSTPVAVSSTNQETKTNTLQVEKKKVEGQIVRKEIFVIKHRISHEGSICSKDSKDNANNSNGESGKKNATIIVPAPVKRRSSSCTKEEVDAILVQSGRLSRSSSLNKGLSFESCDNTKNHNRSRRYSISKRSYDFDNENTSGGSRRVSRSPGRRSESPVTASNCANLASADANGSNVRPGTELISTASIQRIQVKRNVGAASPRARSRSPARVSAKVLSESKNFQQQPLSLSRNNSRKREDSPFRRNPLSEIGSTTVVTEHMPFHALKHVNNNIHPQKLNAEHVSYGKVVQQEPEKTLGISKATIDYGLTNVNGKVKEQQQQAQEAKALRTVTANAAVDVVGLGFESLVPQGMRRSRSSRLSRDLDSSLGDQSNPTQSYTELLLEDIQNFHQKSSKPAFSLPPCATKACSIVEAVADLNSSTSSSLSSVFSDDRRRNPTVEQVNKNTDTSLGTNPQGKRRLQIKEPYVESEVALSDDLIKSPIIQKYVTFGRGTDGGYLEEPESSGSNSSVGGQRCWFSPSSRGLNSADSTDSWSPSKSYSRLHVNPLAFQKHTVSEYGHDMDEDKRRMTANTRDSDNQQHGIGRNRTPRGPHTISMAAAAASTY; from the exons ATGGGGAGTTGTCTGAGCAAGAAGAGCTCTATTACATCTACTCCTGTTGCAGTTTCAAGCACAAATCAAGAAACCAAAACAAATACCCTGCAAGTAGAAAAGAAGAAAGTAGAGGGACAAATAGTGAGAAAAGAAATCTTTGTTATCAAACACAGGATAAGCCATGAAGGGTCTATATGTTCTAAAGACTCAAAAGATAATGCCAACAACAGTAATGGGGAATCTGGCAAGAAGAATGCTACTATTATTGTACCAGCACCAGTGAAGAGGAGGAGTTCAAGTTGTACAAAGGAAGAAGTTGATGCTATTTTAGTACAAAGTGGGAGGCTTAGCAGGAGCTCATCCCTTAACAAAGGTCTTTCCTTTGAATCTTGTGATAACACCAAGAACCACAATAGAAGTAGAAGGTACTCTATTTCTAAGAGAAGTTATGATTTTGACAATGAGAATACAAGTGGTGGTAGCAGAAGGGTGAGCAGATCTCCTGGTAGAAGATCTGAATCACCAGTTACTGCTTCCAATTGTGCTAATTTGGCTTCTGCTGATGCTAATGGGAGTAATGTAAGACCAGGTACTGAGCTGATTTCTACAGCTTCTATTCAGAGGATTCAAGTGAAGAGAAATGTGGGTGCTGCATCTCCTCGTGCTCGGTCCCGGTCTCCAGCAAGGGTGAGTGCAAAGGTATTAAGCGAGAGCAAGAATTTCCAGCAGCAGCCTTTGTCCCTTAGCCGCAACAATTCCAGGAAAAGGGAAGATTCTCCTTTCAGAAGAAATCCTCTGAGTGAGATTGGCAGCACTACTGTGGTCACTGAGCATATGCCCTTTCATGCACTCAAGCATGTCAACAACAATATCCACCCTCAG AAGCTGAATGCAGAACATGTAAGCTATGGCAAAGTTGTTCAGCAAGAACCTGAGAAAACACTTGGCATCAGCAAAGCAACTATAGATTACGGCCTAACAAATGTTAATGGCAAAGTCAAGGAGCAGCAGCAGCAGGCACAGGAGGCTAAAGCATTGAGAACAGTTACAGCAAATGCTGCAGTGGATGTGGTTGGTTTAGGATTCGAAAGTCTTGTGCCTCAGGGAATGAGAAGAAGCAGATCTTCGAGGCTATCCCGAGACCTAGACAGTAGTCTTGGAGATCAGTCAAATCCTACTCAATCATATACTGAGTTATTGCTTGAGGACATCCAAAACTTTCATCAAAAGAGCAGCAAGCCTGCATTTTCACTCCCACCTTGTGCAACAAAAGCTTGCTCAATAGTGGAGGCAGTTGCTGACCTTAACTCAAGCACTAGTTCCAGTCTATCCAGCGTTTTCTCTGATGACAGAAGAAGAAACCCCACAGTTGAGCAAGTTAACAAGAATACTGATACTTCTTTAGGAACCAATCCTCAGGGTAAAAGGAGGTTACAGATAAAAGAGCCATATGTGGAATCTGAGGTTGCTCTAAGTGATGACTTAATTAAGTCTCCTATCATACAGAAGTATGTAACCTTCGGAAGGGGAACTGATGGAGGTTATTTAGAAGAGCCAGAATCCTCAGGAAGCAACAGTTCTGTTGGTGGTCAGCGATGTTGGTTTTCCCCATCCTCCCGAGGACTAAATTCAGCTGATTCAACTGATTCTTGGTCTCCTTCAAAATCTTACAGTAGGCTTCATGTGAATCCACTAGCCTTTCAAAAGCATACAGTATCTGAGTACGGCCATGATATGGATGAAGATAAAAGAAGAATGACTGCAAATACGAGGGATTCTGACAACCAGCAACATGGAATAGGTCGCAACAGAACACCTAGAGGACCTCACACAATATCTATGGCAGCTGCTGCTGCTTCAACTTATTAG